The Pseudonocardia sp. HH130630-07 DNA window GCGACGAAGTGAGCGTGGCCCGTTTCATCGCCGACCAGAGGACCTTCCACCGGGTGCCGCACACGCTGGCCTGCGCCCTGTTGGGGGTGTCGATCTCCTGGCTGTACAAGTGGCTCGACCGCGCCGCGCGTTCCGACGGTGGTGCCACCGCGACCGAGAAGCGCCGCTGCGCGTTGGACGCCGCCGTGGCCGTGGCGTTCGACGACGCCCAGCGGCTACACGGCTCACCCCGTCTGCACGCCGACCTGTGTGAGGCCGGATGGCGGGTGTCGGAGAAGACCGTGGCGGACTCGATGCGCCGCCAGGGCCTGGTCGCCCGCCGGATCAAGCGGCACAACGGGCTGACCCGCCAGGACCGCACGGCGCCGAAGTTCCCGGACCTGCTTCGTCGGGGTTTCACTGCGGCCGAGCCGAACCGCAGATGGGTCGGGGACATGACCGAGATCCCCACCGCGGCCGGGAAGTTGTATCTGGCCACGGTGATCGACCTGTACTCGCGGCGGCTGCTCGGCGCGGCCACGGGGCTGCACCCGAACGCCGAGCTGGCGTGTGCGGCGATCCGGATGGCGGTGGCGGCCCGCGGCGGGGCGGACCGAATCGCCGGGGTGATCTTCCACACCGACCGCGGGTCGACCTACACCGCGGGCGCGTTCACCGCTCTGTGTCGGCGGCTCGACATCCGTCAGTCGATGGGCCGGGTCGGGTCGTGTTTCGACAATGCCGCGGCGGAGGCGTTCTTCTCCAGCCTGGAGTGGGAAGTGCTGTCCCGCAACGACTTCGACACCATCAGTAGGGCGCGGGCGGCGGTCATCGACTGGTGTTACGGCTTCTACAACCACCGGCGGCGACACAGTGCCGCCGCCGGGCTCTCACCGATCAACTACGAGAACGCCGCCCTCACCCGAGACGCGGCATAAGAACCCTCCACGATCTCGGGGGAACCGCAGGGTGCGCCCCGCGTACTCATGGAGCTTCGGCCCGGTGGCACGAGGCTGAAGCTCCATGAGTGGGAAAGGGGGCGTGGGGGAGCGGGGGAGTCGGTAGGGTCCTCCGATCGTGCGTGCTGTTGATGATCGTCCGGTGGGGCCGCTGGATCGGGTCGCCCGGGTACTGACCGAGGTCCTCGCTCCGTCCGTGGTCGTCGCGCTGCTCCCGCTCGCGGTGGCGTGGGCGGCGACCGGGGCCGTCCTCCCCACCGTGGGCTGGGGCCTGCTCGTCGCGGCGACCAGCAGCATCCTGCCGATGGCGGTGATCGTCTGGGGCGCCCGTTCCGGGCGGTGGGACGGCCATCACGTGCGCAACCGGGAGGGGCGGCTGATCCCGTTCCTGGTGCTCATCGGGCTCGGTCTGCTCGGCCTCGGCCTGCTCGTGGTGCTGGACGCACCGTGGCTGGTCGTCGCCCTCGACGTGATCATGCTGGTGCTGCTGCTCGCCTCGGCGGCGATCACCGTCGTCTGGAAGGTGTCGATGCACACCGGCGTGGTCGCGGGCGCGACGGTCGTCATGGCCGTCGTCCACGGCCCGTGGTGGTGGGCGGCCGTGCTGCCGGCCGCGGCCGTGGCCTGGTCTCGGGTACGGCTGCGCGATCACACGACGGGCCAGGTCGTCGCCGGTGCGCTGCTGGGCTCGGCCGTCGGGGGACTGTTCGCGCTGCTGGTGTGAGCCCGGTTCAGCCGGTGTTGCGGAAGCCCGCGGCGACGGCGTCGAACAGCCCGGCCGCGGCCCGCTCGTTCTGCCCGGCCGGTGAGGTGAGCTGCAGGACCCAGACGCCGTCCGGCGTGCGGCCGGGGACGATCCGCAGCAGCGTGCTGCGTTCCTGCGGGCCGCTGGTCGTGGTGAGCTCGACCTGGCTGGACCCGTCCGGCCCGGAGGTCACCGGGCCGACGTCGGCGGTGTCGACGCCGAGCAGGTCCGGGGTGAGCGCCCCGGTCACCGCCTCGGTCGACGCCGCGGGCCGGACCGAGAGCTCCTGGCGCCCGTCCGGGCTGACGAAGCGCACCACGACGGCTCCGTCGGCGCCGGGCGAGCGGTACTGCGTCCAGTCGTCGGGGACGGCGACGGAGAACCCGAGCGGGTCCGGGTGCGCGATCCGCGGCGTGCGCTCGGTGGCGACGGTGACCGTGCTCAGCGGCTCCTGACCGGACAGCGCCCGGACCCCGGCGAAGCCGGCCAGCGCACCGGCGAGCACGAGCGCCGCCCCGCCGATGACGAGCGGCACCCCGCCGAGCACGCCGGTGGCCCCGGTGGCCGCCGTCCGGGCCGGGGCCGCCCCGCCCGCGCGCGGTGCCCGCGCGGGCACCGGTGCCGGCATCGGCCGCGGCGGGCCGGGCCGGTGCTGCGGCTCGGGCGGGGCGGGCATCCCGAAGGAGGGGACCGGCCCGGGGTCGGCGGCGAGCGGGGCACCGGCCCGCGCGTTCGTGCCGGTCGCGGTGGGCCCGCCGGGCGGCCGGTGCGGGGCCTGGGGGACCTGCGGGCCCGACGGCGCGGTCGGGGCGGGGACCCTGGCCATGATCGTGGGGACGTCCGGTGAGCCGGGGAACACCGGGTCGTCCGGGTCCGCGAGCAGCGGGCGCAGCCGGGCGCGCGCCTCGTCCAGCGGCATCCGCCCGGACGGCTCCTTCACCATCAGGCCGGCGATGACCTCGGCGATCGGGCCGGTGATCGTCGGGGTCGGCACCGGGCCGTCGACGACCTCGGTGATCGTGCGCACCGGGTCGCCGTCGACGTCGTAGGGCGGGCGGCCCTCGACGGCGGCGTAGAGGGTGGCGCCCAGGCCCCAGAGGTCCGCGGCCGGGGTCACCGGCTGCCCGGCGGCCACCTCCGGCGCGATGTAGGCGGGGGAGCCGAGGACGAGGCCGGCCGAGGTCATCGGCGCGTCCGACTCGTTGCGCGCGATCCCGAAGTCGGTCAGCTTGATCCGGCCGTCGTCGGAGATGAGGACGTTGCCCGGCTTGACGTCGCGGTGCGTGATCCCGGCCCGGTGCGCGGCGCGCAGCGCGGCCGCGGTGCCGAACCCGACGACGCCGGCCTGCGAGACGTCCAGCCGGCCCAGCTCCGAGATCGCCGAGGCCAGGTTCTTCGACGGCACCAGCTCCATGACGACCAGCGGCTCGTCACCGCCGGAGTCGAGCACGTCGAACACGGTGACGACGTTGGGGTGCGACAGCCCGGCCAGCGCCCGGGCCTCGCGCATGATCCGTTCGCGCAGCTCCTGCTTCTCGCCGTGCGGGATCCCGTCCGGGATCTTCAGCTCCTTGAGCGCGACCCGGCGCTGCAGCACGTCGTCGAAACCGGACCACACGGTGCCCATCGCGCCGCTGCCGAGCGGGCCGTCGACGCGGTACCGCCCGGCGATCTGGCGGCGCTGGACCTCGCCTTCGGGAACGGACACGTCGGCGATTGTCCCATCGTCCCCGCGGGGCTCCCGGCCCGGACACCTGCTGTCACAGCCCGTTCGCAGTGCTGACTGTGTGTCATCGTCCCGGTCGGTGCGGGACGCCCGGCGGTCCACCCCGGGGACCGGGCGACCCGGGGCCGGCCGCGCCGTGCGACGGGCGGGCCGCGGCCGCCCGGACCGCCGGTGAACGGCGGAAACGGCCGCTCGTCGCGTTCCCGTCCGCCCGCTCGTCCGGTGTGCTGATTCCGCTGGCAGCACCCCGCCGACCCCTCGCCGCCCCGTGTCGCGAACGGCCGATTTCGACTGGAACACCGCCGGACGGGTGAGCACCATCGGACTCGAGCGGGCACGACCGGACGGCGCCGTGACCGCGTCGCGAGACCTGTCCGGTACTGCCGGAGGAGGAGGACAACGTGACTGCGCTGCAGACTCGCACCGAGCTTCCCGAGATCGTCGACTTCCCCGTCGAGGATCTGGGCGCAGGCACGGGTCCGGCCTGGCTGGAGTCCTGGATGCGGGCGCACAAGGGCGAGATCGTCGGCTGGCGCCGGGCGATCCACGCCCGTCCCGAGCTCGCCCGCCGGGAGCACCTCACCACCGCCCGGGTGACCGAGACGCTGCGCCGGGCCGGGCTGGAACCGTTCACGCCGCCCGGCGGCACCGGCGTCGTCTGCGACATCGGGCACGGCGGCCCGCTGGTCGCCCTGCGCGCCGACATGGACGCGCTGCCGCTGCAGGAGCAGAGCGGGGTGGCGTTCGCGTCGGAGTTCCCCGGCGTGATGCACGCCTGCGGGCACGACGGGCACACCGCGATGCTGCTCGGTGCGGCACTGGCGCTGAACTCGGCGCCGTCCCTGCCGGGGCGGGTCCGGCTGATCTTCCAGCCGGCCGAGGAGGTGCAGCCCGGCGGTGCGCTCGACCTGGTCGAGCAGGGTGTCGCGACGGACGTGCAGCGCATCTTCGCCCTGCACTGCGACCCGCGGCTGGAGGTCGGGCGCCTCGGCACCCGGGTCGGGCCGATCACCTCGGCCTGCGACCTCATCGAGGTGCGGCTGACCTCGACCGGCGGCCACACCTCCCGTCCGCACCTGACCGCGGACCTCGTGCAGGCGCTCGGCCTGCTGGCGACCCAGGTCCCGCTGCTGCTGACCCGGCACGTCGACCCGCGGTCGGGCACCGTGCTGACCTGGGGTGCGGTGCACGCCGGGGAGGCTGCGAACGCCATCCCGCAGTCCGGCCTGCTGCGCGGGACCCTGCGCACCGCTGACCACGCGACGTGGACGGAGCTGGAGACCACCCTGCGCGCGCTGGTCGCCTCGGTCCTGGCGCCGACCGGCGTGGGCTACGTGCTGGACCACGTCCGCGGCGTCCCGCCGGTGGTCAACGACGAGCTCGCCACCGGCATGCTCCGCGAGGCCGCGGTCACCGTCGGCGGGGACGGTGCGGACGCGAGCACCGAGCAGTCCTCCGGTGGCGAGGACTTCGCCTGGTACCTGGAGCACGCCCCGGGTGCGATGGCCCGGCTCGGCGTCTGGTCCGGCAGTGGTCCGAAGCGGGACATCCACCAGCCGACATTCGACCTGGACGAGCGGGCACTCCCGTTCGGTTCCCGGGTGCTCGTGCACGCCGCGCTGGCGGCGCTGGCGGAGGCGAGCTGACGTCGCGGCCCGGGCAGGGCCTCGGCTCTCAGGCCGAGGCGGCCCGGGCGGCGAGGGCGTCGGCGTGGCGTTGCTGGATGCCGGGGAGTTCCCTGGCGAACGAGTTCTCGATGTCCTGGTCGGTGTAGCCGTACTCGAGGGCGGCGTCGCGCAGACGGTCGACGGCGCCGACGATCTCGAGTCGATGTGCCTCGTGCACGGCGATGATCTGCAGGATCTTCTCGTCGAACGCCTGGGCGGCCTCGATCGACACGGGATCGGCCCCGCACGGGGGTTGATCGACGGCCTTCCGGGCGTCGAACAGAGCGACCTGCATCTGGTCGGCCTGGAACTGAAGTGCGTGACGGACCCCGAGGACGTTGTCCTGGTCGATCTGCACGATGAGGCTGTCGGATGCGGTGCCGCGTGGCTCGTGTGCTCGCGTCATACCGGGAAGCTAGGGGACCGGGTCTCCCGCCGAGGCGGAACGAGAGATCGTGGTCACGGGGTGGGCGCGTCAGCCGCCGAGTGTGCGCAGGGTGTCGATCACGTGGGTGGTCAGGTCGGCCGCTTGTCGGCACATTCCTGCGATGGGTGGTCGTTGACCGTCGGCGCCGGCGAGTTCGTAGACGTCCACGTCGATCGTCCGGTCCTGGTTGGCGTCGATGCTGATGGTGCAGGCCCCGAAGACCTCGTCCTCCTGGCGGACGATGCCGTATCCGGCGATCTGGTCGATGGTGCCGTTGCCGATGTCGGCGCCGTGGCCGTTGGTCGCGTCGCGGTCGATGAAGGTCACGCCGTAGCTGGTGCCGTCGTCGAAGTTGTGCCAGGCGCAGCCCCGGCTCCGGGCTCCCTGGGCCCTGGAGACCATGGCGTTCTGCTCGTCGTCCGACGGCTGCGGCCCCCGGGTCTCCAGTTCCGTGGCCTTCGCGGCGGTGAAGCCTTGGCAGGGGTCGAGGCGGTCGACCGCGATGTCCTGCGGCCGGGGCGGGAAGGGCCCGGGTGGTGGTTCCTCGGCTCCGCAGCCCGCCGCCAGCACAGCGGTGACGGCGAGCGTGAGCAGGGCGGACGCGCGGCTCCGGGCCGGTCGTGCCACGTGTTCCTCCGGGGTCGGGCGAGCGGTCACTCTATCCCCGGCACCACCCTCGCCGGACCGTTTCGGCCGGACCCGTGGAGGTTCAGGACGGGGTCCGGCCCAGGTCGCCGGATCGCGATGCACCGAGCAGCGGACGCCCGGCGACCGGGCGCGGCCGGTCGGGCCGTGGCCGCGCTCGCCGCCGGGCCGGTGTGCTCAGCCGATCCGGTGTGCTCAGCCGATCCGGTCGGCTCAGGCGATGCGGACGGCTCAGACGATCCGGCCGTCGAACTCCCCGGCCCGTGCTCCGGCGAGCATCGCGTCGAGCTCACGGGCGGTGAAGACCAGGACCGGGCTGGCGTTGCCCAGCTTCGAGTCGCGGACCCCGACGTGCCCGGGGACGGTGAAGTTGAACTCGAAGCAGCCGCTCGCCCCGCCGTTGGAGAAGCTGGACTTGCTCCAGTCGGTCTCCGCCGCGGACAGCGTCGCCCGGGCCTCGTCGATGCTGGGGGTCTGTTCCATCAGGAGAACCTCTTTCTCGCGCTTCTGAGCAGCTCCGCGGAGGCAGCCGGCTTGTCGGCCTGCACCTGAAGTCGTTCGAAGACCCGACGGTATCTGCGAATGGTGTCGGGCATCTCGTAGTAGCTGCCGCCTTCCAAGTTCTCCACGTACACGGTGCCGGGATCGCCCTCGAAGCCGTCGGTCGGGAAGTCGAGGACCACGAAGGTGCCCTCGACTCCAGCATGCGCTCCGCTGGCGTGGCTGAGTATCTGGATCTCGATGTTGGGCCGCGCGGCGAGCTCGCTCAGGCGATCGAGCTGGGCGGCCAGCACCTCTGGTCCGCCGACCTGCCGATCCAGCGCTGCCTCGTCGATGATCCACCAGATCTGCGGCGCGTCGGGTGCGTCGAGCACGGCTTGGCGAGCCATCCGGAGTTCGACCACGGTGGCGAGTTCTGAGTCGGTCCACGGATGCGCGCCACCGCGGAACACCGCCTCGGTGTACTCCCGGGTCTGGAACAGGCCGGGGACCACCTGGGCGTCGTACCCGCTGATCCGGGCTGCCGCCGACTCCAGGCCGAGATACAGGTCGAACCAGCTCGGTGGGGTCGCGGGCATGCTCCGCCACCAGTCGGTGCCGCGCTTCGCCGCGTCCAGCAGGTCGCGGAAGAACGGGACGCGCTCCGGCCGCCCGTACCAGTTCAGCAGGACTTCCAGGTCGGACGCGGACGGCAGCCGCTCCCCGGTCTCGTAGTGCCGGTAGGCCCCGGCCCCCTTCGCGAGCCGGGCCGCGACCTCGGCCGGTTCCCGGTCGCCGCGCATCCGGGCCAGCTCGATGGCCAGCCATCGGCGAGCGGCGGTCCGCGGTGGTGTCGCCACGGCCGGGTCACCTCCCACGTCCTCGAGCAGCGGTTGCCACAGCAAGGGATCACCCGGTTGCGCCATGCCTGACGGTAGCGCGCTCCCTCTGTAGTGCGCTACTTTCAGGACGCGTTACCGAGACCCTGCAGCTACAGCCTATCGCCGGCTCGCCCGTCCGGGGGCGCGGGCCGCGACGGCGACCGACCCCTGAGCGAGGCGGACATGGACCGACGACCCGACACCCCGGCCGGCGCGACCCCCGGCGGGACCGGCCGCTGCTCCCCGGCGGCCGGTCCCGCCGGGGAGGGCCGGATAC harbors:
- a CDS encoding IS3 family transposase, with protein sequence MSVARFIADQRTFHRVPHTLACALLGVSISWLYKWLDRAARSDGGATATEKRRCALDAAVAVAFDDAQRLHGSPRLHADLCEAGWRVSEKTVADSMRRQGLVARRIKRHNGLTRQDRTAPKFPDLLRRGFTAAEPNRRWVGDMTEIPTAAGKLYLATVIDLYSRRLLGAATGLHPNAELACAAIRMAVAARGGADRIAGVIFHTDRGSTYTAGAFTALCRRLDIRQSMGRVGSCFDNAAAEAFFSSLEWEVLSRNDFDTISRARAAVIDWCYGFYNHRRRHSAAAGLSPINYENAALTRDAA
- a CDS encoding serine/threonine-protein kinase → MSVPEGEVQRRQIAGRYRVDGPLGSGAMGTVWSGFDDVLQRRVALKELKIPDGIPHGEKQELRERIMREARALAGLSHPNVVTVFDVLDSGGDEPLVVMELVPSKNLASAISELGRLDVSQAGVVGFGTAAALRAAHRAGITHRDVKPGNVLISDDGRIKLTDFGIARNESDAPMTSAGLVLGSPAYIAPEVAAGQPVTPAADLWGLGATLYAAVEGRPPYDVDGDPVRTITEVVDGPVPTPTITGPIAEVIAGLMVKEPSGRMPLDEARARLRPLLADPDDPVFPGSPDVPTIMARVPAPTAPSGPQVPQAPHRPPGGPTATGTNARAGAPLAADPGPVPSFGMPAPPEPQHRPGPPRPMPAPVPARAPRAGGAAPARTAATGATGVLGGVPLVIGGAALVLAGALAGFAGVRALSGQEPLSTVTVATERTPRIAHPDPLGFSVAVPDDWTQYRSPGADGAVVVRFVSPDGRQELSVRPAASTEAVTGALTPDLLGVDTADVGPVTSGPDGSSQVELTTTSGPQERSTLLRIVPGRTPDGVWVLQLTSPAGQNERAAAGLFDAVAAGFRNTG
- a CDS encoding amidohydrolase, producing the protein MTALQTRTELPEIVDFPVEDLGAGTGPAWLESWMRAHKGEIVGWRRAIHARPELARREHLTTARVTETLRRAGLEPFTPPGGTGVVCDIGHGGPLVALRADMDALPLQEQSGVAFASEFPGVMHACGHDGHTAMLLGAALALNSAPSLPGRVRLIFQPAEEVQPGGALDLVEQGVATDVQRIFALHCDPRLEVGRLGTRVGPITSACDLIEVRLTSTGGHTSRPHLTADLVQALGLLATQVPLLLTRHVDPRSGTVLTWGAVHAGEAANAIPQSGLLRGTLRTADHATWTELETTLRALVASVLAPTGVGYVLDHVRGVPPVVNDELATGMLREAAVTVGGDGADASTEQSSGGEDFAWYLEHAPGAMARLGVWSGSGPKRDIHQPTFDLDERALPFGSRVLVHAALAALAEAS
- a CDS encoding DUF3558 family protein: MARPARSRASALLTLAVTAVLAAGCGAEEPPPGPFPPRPQDIAVDRLDPCQGFTAAKATELETRGPQPSDDEQNAMVSRAQGARSRGCAWHNFDDGTSYGVTFIDRDATNGHGADIGNGTIDQIAGYGIVRQEDEVFGACTISIDANQDRTIDVDVYELAGADGQRPPIAGMCRQAADLTTHVIDTLRTLGG
- a CDS encoding DUF397 domain-containing protein, whose amino-acid sequence is MEQTPSIDEARATLSAAETDWSKSSFSNGGASGCFEFNFTVPGHVGVRDSKLGNASPVLVFTARELDAMLAGARAGEFDGRIV
- a CDS encoding DUF5753 domain-containing protein is translated as MAQPGDPLLWQPLLEDVGGDPAVATPPRTAARRWLAIELARMRGDREPAEVAARLAKGAGAYRHYETGERLPSASDLEVLLNWYGRPERVPFFRDLLDAAKRGTDWWRSMPATPPSWFDLYLGLESAAARISGYDAQVVPGLFQTREYTEAVFRGGAHPWTDSELATVVELRMARQAVLDAPDAPQIWWIIDEAALDRQVGGPEVLAAQLDRLSELAARPNIEIQILSHASGAHAGVEGTFVVLDFPTDGFEGDPGTVYVENLEGGSYYEMPDTIRRYRRVFERLQVQADKPAASAELLRSARKRFS